One region of Miscanthus floridulus cultivar M001 chromosome 19, ASM1932011v1, whole genome shotgun sequence genomic DNA includes:
- the LOC136528294 gene encoding basic leucine zipper 23-like — protein sequence MDDGDLDFSNPDTYLCPALGTDPPSSCSMDSYFDEILKDTEHHACTHTHTCNPPVHDLSHTHTCVHVHTKVVAASPGDGAETAESPSENNTTTDNSNAASKKRPSGNRAAVRKYREKKKAHTASLEEELVHLRALNQQLMKKLQSHAALEAEVARLRCLLVDIRGRIEGEIGAFPYQRPAAAVKNIDLMSSVDQGSFLGGAAAQVTNACDFRCNDQMYCNPGMQGAISGQVLGQGACDVASIQCIGSNKSGSTKLPVCGGMDTVSAVCLPNVEKK from the coding sequence ATGGACGACGGGGACCTGGATTTCTCCAACCCGGACACGTACCTGTGCCCGGCGCTCGGCACCGACCCGCCCAGCAGCTGCTCCATGGACAGCTACTTCGACGAGATCCTCAAGGACACGGAGCACCACGCCTGCACGCACACCCACACCTGCAACCCGCCCGTGCACGACCTCTCGCACACCCACACCTGCGTCCACGTCCACACCAAGGTCGTCGCCGCCTCGCCCGGCGACGGCGCGGAGACCGCCGAGTCGCCGTCTGAGAACAATACCACCACCGACAACAGCAACGCCGCCTCCAAGAAGCGCCCCTCGGGGAACCGCGCCGCCGTCAGGAAGTAccgggagaagaagaaggcccACACTGCGTCGCTCGAGGAGGAGCTGGTCCACCTCCGGGCGCTGAACCAGCAGCTCATGAAGAAGCTCCAGAGCCACGCCGCGCTCGAGGCCGAGGTGGCCAGGCTCCGCTGCCTGCTCGTCGACATCAGGGGTAGGATCGAGGGGGAGATTGGCGCGTTTCCCTATCAGAGGCCAGCGGCGGCGGTCAAGAACATCGACCTCATGTCTAGTGTTGACCAGGGAAGCTTCCTCGGTGGTGCTGCGGCCCAGGTTACCAACGCCTGCGATTTCAGATGCAATGATCAGATGTATTGCAACCCTGGGATGCAGGGCGCTATCAGTGGTCAGGTGTTGGGACAAGGTGCCTGTGATGTCGCGAGTATCCAATGCATTGGAAGCAACAAGTCTGGATCCACTAAGCTACCTGTCTGTGGGGGAATGGATACAGTATCTGCTGTCTGCTTGCCAAATGTTGAAAAGAAGTGA
- the LOC136528292 gene encoding protein EARLY-RESPONSIVE TO DEHYDRATION 7, chloroplastic-like: MASRSRGSPSSSSSPSSKANPWPAPSAPPLYPTLSMADLAPVEIGPAASSPTAPGSPSQHDNAPPPSEDVLLRVPGAQLHLIDRRRSHPLAAGDLSLLRIRSGDTSLAAIALLDPVQWPLARDVAAVKLDPCHYAFSLTVPASADDPSPEPLHYGLTLAHPDARLDGVLATYTSFSVHSVVGTKELEGRVRDEVEAAAYWTAVAPNVEAYGGAVARTIATGAEHLAKGILWCGEVTVDRLRWGNEVLKKRMQPGDANAEVSPEMLRRIKRAKRVSQISEKVATGILSGVVKVTGYFTSSLANSKAGKKFFNLLPGEIVLASLDGFGKICDAVEVAGKNVLSTSSTVTTGLVSHKYGDKVAAATNEGLDAAGHAIGTAWAVFKIRQALNPKSVLKPTTLATSTIKANVAELRAKHGSK; the protein is encoded by the exons ATGGCATCCCGCTCCCGCggctccccttcctcctcctcctccccgtcgTCGAAGGCTAACCCTTGGCCCGCCCCCTCCGCCCCGCCGCTGTACCCGACGCTCTCCATGGCCGACCTCGCGCCCGTCGAGATAGGGCCCGCCGCCTCGTCGCCGACGGCGCCGGGCTCGCCCTCGCAGCACGAcaacgcgccgccgccgtcggaggACGTCCTACTCCGTGTCCCCGGCGCGCAGCTCCACCTCATCGACCGCCGCCGCAGCCACCCGCTGGCCGCTGGCGACCTCTCCCTCCTCCGCATCCGCTCTGGCGACACCTCCCTCGCCGCCATCGCGCTGCTCGACCCGGTCCAGTGGCCGCTCGCGCGCGATgtggccgccgtcaagctcgaCCCCTGCCACTACGCCTTCTCCCTCACCGTGCCGGCCTCCGCCGACGACCCCAGCCCCGAACCGCTCCACTACGGGCTCACGCTCGCCCACCCCGACGCGCGACTCGATGGCGTCCTCGCCACCTACACCAGCTTCTCCGTCCACTCCGTGGTCGGCACCAAGGAGCTGGAGGGCAGGGTGCGCGACGAGGTCGAGGCCGCCGCGTACTGGACGGCCGTCGCGCCCAATGTGGAGGCGTACGGCGGCGCGGTGGCGAGGACCATCGCCACGGGCGCCGAGCACCTGGCCAAGGGGATACTGTGGTGCGGGGAGGTCACGGTGGACAGGCTACGTTGGGGGAATGAGGTCCTCAAGAAGAGGATGCAGCCCGGCGACGCCAACGCCGAGGTCAGCCCTGAGATGCTCAGGCGAATCAAAAG GGCTAAGAGGGTGAGCCAAATATCTGAGAAAGTGGCAACTGGAATTTTGTCTGGAGTTGTGAAGGTTACTGGTTATTTCACAAGCTCTCTGGCGAACTCAAAAGCTGGCAAGAAGTTCTTCAATCTGTTACCTGGAGAGATTGTCCTTGCTTCACTTGATGGATTTG GAAAGATTTGCGACGCCGTGGAGGTGGCTGGAAAGAATGTTTTGTCCACATCATCAACTGTGACGACTGGGCTAGTATCTCACAA GTACGGAGACAAAGTTGCAGCGGCAACAAACGAAGGGCTGGACGCCGCCGGCCACGCCATCGGGACGGCGTGGGCCGTGTTCAAGATCCGGCAGGCCTTGAACCCCAAGAGCGTCCTGAAACCCACGACGCTGGCCACGTCCACCATCAAGGCTAATGTTGCTGAACTTCGCGCAAAGCACGGCAGCAAGTAG
- the LOC136528288 gene encoding leucine-rich repeat receptor-like kinase protein THICK TASSEL DWARF1, translating to MPPPILLCLLLLLTAAPASPTPERDAYALSRLKASLVPSTANSTSAAAALSDWDPTATPPAHCAFTGVTCDAATSRVVAINLTAVPLHGGALPPEVALLDALASLTVAACSVRGRVPPALASMPALRHLNLSNNNLSGPFPSPPSASTSIPYFPALELVDVYNNNLSGPLPPLGAPHARTLRYLHLGGNYFNGSIPDSFGDLAALEYLGLNGNALSGRVPPSLSRLTSLREMYLGYYNQYSGGVPPEFSALQSLVRLDMSSCALTGPIPPELARLSRLDTLFLAMNQLTGVIPPDLGALTSLQSLDLSINDLSGEIPATFAGLTNLTLLNLFRNHLRGEIPEFVGEFPFLEVLQVWDNNLTGSLPPALGRNGRLKTLDATGNHLTGTIPPDLCAGRNLQLLVLMDNAFFGSIPDSLGDCKTLTRVRLGKNLLTGPVPAGLFDLPQANMLELTDNLLTGELPDLIAGDKIGMLMLGNNGIGGRIPAAIGNLPALQTLSLESNNFSGPLPPEIGRLRNLTRLNASGNALTGGIPRELMGCGSLGAIDLSRNGLTGEIPDTVTSLKILCTLNVSRNRLSGELPPAMSNMTSLTTLDVSYNQLWGPVPMQGQFLVFNESSFVGNPGLCGAPFAGGACPPSSGGARSPFSLRPWDSKKLLVWLFVLLTLLVLAILGARMAREAWREAARRRSGAWKMTAFQKLDFSADDVVECLKEDNIIGKGGAGIVYHGVTRGGAELAIKRLVGRGCGDHDRGFTAEVTTLGRIRHRNIVRLLGFVSNRETNLLLYEYMPNGSLGEMLHGGKGRHLGWEARARVAVEAARGLCYLHHDCAPRIIHRDVKSNNILLDSTFEAHVADFGLAKFLGGATSECMSAIAGSYGYIAPEYAYTLRVDEKSDVYSFGVVLLELITGRRPVGSFGDGVDIVHWVRKVTAELPEATAAEPVLAVADRRLAPEPVPLLADLYKVAMACVEEASTARPTMREVVHMLSTSAAAQPDVLHAF from the exons ATGCCTCCTCCcatcctcctctgcctcctcctgctcctcaccgCCGCCCCCGCCTCCCCCACGCCGGAGCGAGACGCGTACGCGCTGTCCAGGCTGAAGGCGTCCCTCGTCCCGTCCACCGCCAactccacctccgccgccgccgcgctgtcCGACTGGGACCCGACCGCGACCCCGCCGGCGCACTGCGCCTTCACGGGCGTGACCTGCGACGCCGCCACGTCGCGGGTCGTCGCGATCAACCTCACGGCCGTGCCGCTCCACGGCGGCGCGCTCCCGCCCGAGGTCGCGCTGCTCGACGCGCTCGCCAGCCTCACCGTCGCCGCCTGCTCGGTCCGCGGCCGCGTTCCCCCCGCGCTCGCGTCTATGCCCGCGCTCCGCCACCTCAACCTCTCCAACAACAACCTCAGCGGGCCCTTCCCGTCTCCGCCCTCCGCCTCTACCTCCATACCGTACTTCCCGGCGCTCGAGCTCGTCGACGTCTACAACAACAACCTGTCGGGCCCGCTCCCGCCGCTGGGCGCGCCGCACGCGCGCACCCTCCGCTACCTCCACCTCGGCGGGAACTACTTCAACGGCTCCATCCCGGACTCGTTCGGCGACCTCGCCGCGCTCGAGTACCTGGGGCTCAACGGCAACGCGCTGTCGGGCCGTGTCCCGCCGTCGCTCTCCCGCCTCACCAGCCTGCGTGAGATGTACCTCGGCTACTACAACCAGTACAGCGGTGGGGTGCCGCCCGAGTTCAGCGCGCTCCAGTCGCTCGTCCGCCTCGACATGAGCAGCTGCGCGCTCACGGGGCCCATCCCGCCGGAGCTCGCGCGGCTGTCCCGCCTCGACACGCTCTTCCTCGCCATGAACCAGCTCACGGGAGTGATACCGCCGGACCTCGGCGCGCTCACCAGCCTCCAGTCGCTCGACCTCTCCATCAACGACCTGAGCGGCGAGATACCCGCCACCTTCGCCGGCCTCACCAATCTCACGCTGCTCAACCTCTTCCGGAACCACCTCCGCGGCGAGATACCGGAGTTCGTCGGCGAGTTCCCGTTCCTCGAGGTGCTGCAGGTGTGGGACAACAACCTCACCGGCAGCCTCCCGCCCGCGCTCGGCAGGAACGGCCGTCTGAAGACGCTGGACGCCACCGGGAACCACCTCACCGGTACCATACCGCCGGACCTCTGCGCCGGACGGAACCTGCAGCTGCTCGTGCTCATGGACAACGCCTTCTTCGGCAGCATTCCGGACTCGCTCGGCGACTGCAAGACGCTCACGCGCGTCCGCCTCGGCAAGAACTTGCTGACCGGCCCTGTCCCGGCCGGGCTCTTCGACCTTCCCCAGGCGAACATGCTGGAGCTCACCGACAAcctgctcaccggcgagctcccggaCCTGATCGCCGGCGACAAGATCGGCATGCTCATGCTGGGGAACAATGGGATCGGCGGCCGCATCCCCGCCGCCATCGGCAACCTCCCCGCGCTGCAGACGCTGTCCCTGGAGTCGAACAACTTCTCTGGCCCCCTGCCGCCGGAGATCGGCAGGCTCAGGAACCTCACCAGGCTCAACGCCAGCGGCAACGCGCTCACGGGCGGCATCCCGAGGGAGCTCATGGGCTGCGGCTCCCTCGGCGCCATCGACCTCAGCCGGAACGGCCTCACCGGCGAGATACCGGACACCGTGACGTCGCTCAAGATCCTGTGCACGCTCAACGTGTCTCGGAACAGGCTGTCGGGCGAGCTGCCGCCGGCGATGTCCAACATGACGAGCCTCACGACGCTGGACGTGTCCTACAACCAGCTGTGGGGCCCCGTGCCGATGCAGGGCCAGTTCCTGGTGTTCAACGAGAGCTCGTTCGTCGGCAACCCGGGGCTGTGCGGCGCGCCCTTCGCCGGCGGCGCGTGCCCTCCTTCCTCCGGCGGCGCGCGTTCGCCGTTCTCGCTGCGTCCGTGGGACTCGAAGAAGCTGCTGGTATGGCTGTTCGTCCTCCTCACCCTCCTGGTCCTGGCCATCCTGGGCGCGCGCATGGCGCGCGAGGCGTGGCGtgaggcggcgcggcggcggtcgGGAGCCTGGAAGATGACGGCGTTCCAGAAGCTGGACTTCTCGGCGGACGACGTGGTGGAGtgcctgaaagaggacaacatCATCGGCAAGGGCGGCGCGGGGATCGTGTACCACGGCGTGACCCGCGGCGGCGCCGAGCTGGCGATAAAGCGGCTCGTGGGGAGAGGGTGCGGCGACCACGACCGCGGGTTCACGGCGGAGGTCACCACGCTGGGCCGCATCCGGCACCGCAACATCGTGCGCCTGCTCGGGTTCGTCTCCAACCGGGAGACCAACCTGCTGCTGTACGAGTACATGCCCAACGGCTCCCTCGGCGAGATGCTGCACGGCGGCAAGGGCCGGCACCTCGGGTGGGAGGCCAGGGCGCGCGTCGCAGTCGAGGCGGCGCGCGGCCTCTGCTACCTGCACCACGACTGCGCGCCCAGGATCATCCACCGCGACGTCAAGTCCAACAATATCCTGCTCGATTCCACCTTCGAGGCGCACGTCGCTGACTTCGGCCTCGCCAAGTTCCTCGGCGGCGCCACGTCCGAGTGCATGTCCGCCATCGCCGGCTCCTACGGCTACATCGCCCCAG AGTACGCGTACACCCTGCGCGTGGACGAGAAgagcgacgtgtacagcttcggcgtgGTGCTGCTGGAGCTCATCACGGGTCGCCGCCCCGTCGGCAGCTTCGGCGACGGCGTGGACATCGTGCACTGGGTGCGCAAGGTGACTGCGGAGCTCCCGGAGGCCACGGCGGCGGAGCCCGTCCTGGCGGTGGCGGACCGGCGCCTGGCGCCGGAGCCCGTGCCGCTGCTGGCGGACCTCTACAAGGTGGCCATGGCGTGCGTGGAGGAGGCCAGCACGGCCCGGCCCACCATGCGCGAGGTCGTCCACATGCTCTCCACATCCGCCGCGGCCCAGCCCGACGTCCTCCACGCCTTCTGA
- the LOC136528293 gene encoding RNA pseudouridine synthase 2, chloroplastic has translation MVVHPAPGNTNGTLVNAILHHCKISTFTCLARSSTGDEFPDSSDEDIDVSNVDQFATEDASSEVRNALVRPGIVHRLDKGTSGLLVVAKDDHSHAQLAEQFKLHTIRRVYISLTCGVPNPNSGRIEASIARDPNNRIRMIATAGSGHRYARHAASRYKVREVFAGGGSALVEWRLETGRTHQIRAHAKYIGIPLLGDETYGGTKSMALSLLRPRTPSKYHSDLSNLISKVDRPCLHAALLGFKHPHSGKILEFSCPPPHDFSEVLDELRKVTSSDAQNGDGVV, from the exons ATGGTTGTTCACCCGGCACCAGGAAACACCAATGGCACATTAGTCAATGCTATTCTTCATCACTGCAAGATCTCTACATTTACTTGCTTAGCACGCAGTTCAACTGGTGATGAATTCCCGGATTCTTCAGATGAAGACATTGATGTATCTAATGTGGATCAATTTGCTACTGAAGACGCAAGTTCAGAAGTCCGGAATGCCCTTGTGCGCCCTGGTATTGTGCACAGGCTGGATAAGGGGACAAGCGGACTTCTTGTTGTTGCTAAG GATGACCATTCTCATGCTCAATTAGCAGAACAGTTCAAGCTGCATACAATTCGTAGAGTATACATCAGTCTTACTTGTGGCGTGCCGAATCCAAATTCTGGCAGGATTGAGGCATCTATTGCACGTGATCCTAACAATAGGATTCGTATGATTGCTACTGCTGGATCAGGCCACAGATATGCACGGCATGCTGCTAGTAG GTACAAAGTAAGAGAGGTCTTTGCTGGTGGTGGATCTGCACTAGTGGAGTGGAGATTAGAGACAGGACGCACTCATCAG ATCCGGGCGCATGCAAAGTATATAGGGATCCCTCTTCTTGGTGATGAAACTTATGGAGGTACCAAAAGCATGGCATTATCGCTTTTGAGACCAAGGACTCCTTCGAAATATCACAGCGATCTTTCAAATCTGATATCTAAAGTGGACAGGCCATGTCTTCATGCTGCATTGCTTGG ATTCAAGCATCCACATTCAGGAAAGATCCTTGAATTCTCATGCCCCCCACCACATGATTTTTCGGAGGTGCTTGATGAATTACGGAAAGTTACATCAAGTGATGCCCAAAATGGTGATGGTGTTGTCTGA